One window of Botrimarina mediterranea genomic DNA carries:
- a CDS encoding ceramidase domain-containing protein has translation MPYARLCFLIPLAVAVACFAALGVTALLGWPGEHGVSALQFCEAIQNGFVAQPANTFSNLGFLAIGLGIGWQASRDVAARKAATWSNRMVTTVFYPSTSASCSILIGAGSTSLHASTTRWGAELDLLSMHLWGAWMIAYATTRLLRLGDRHFVQLWMAQAAAIAARLAFGEPYTIKGSTLFGAMVATAVGIELIGAWRNRRRQKTDLRYLGWGAVTFLTAYACFLTSGTDGPWCDPYSLWQGHAVWHLLCAGATAFVYLYARSERLLAQPLET, from the coding sequence ATGCCCTACGCCCGTCTCTGCTTTCTCATCCCGCTTGCGGTCGCCGTCGCCTGCTTCGCGGCTCTCGGCGTGACGGCGCTATTGGGCTGGCCGGGCGAGCACGGCGTCAGCGCGCTGCAGTTTTGCGAAGCGATTCAGAACGGCTTTGTCGCTCAACCCGCCAACACGTTCTCGAATCTCGGCTTCCTCGCCATCGGACTGGGCATCGGCTGGCAGGCGTCGCGCGACGTAGCCGCGCGCAAGGCGGCGACGTGGTCGAACCGGATGGTGACAACCGTCTTCTACCCATCGACCTCCGCGTCTTGCTCGATCCTCATCGGCGCGGGCAGCACGTCGCTGCACGCCTCGACGACGCGCTGGGGCGCCGAGCTTGACCTCCTGTCGATGCACCTCTGGGGCGCCTGGATGATCGCCTACGCGACGACGCGACTGCTGCGGCTGGGCGACCGCCACTTCGTGCAGCTCTGGATGGCGCAAGCGGCGGCGATCGCGGCAAGGCTGGCGTTTGGCGAGCCCTACACCATCAAGGGCAGCACGCTCTTTGGAGCGATGGTCGCCACCGCGGTAGGAATCGAACTGATCGGCGCCTGGCGCAACCGCCGACGGCAGAAGACCGACCTACGCTACCTCGGCTGGGGAGCGGTCACGTTCCTCACGGCGTACGCCTGCTTCCTCACCAGCGGCACCGACGGCCCGTGGTGCGACCCCTACTCGCTATGGCAAGGCCACGCGGTGTGGCACCTCCTCTGCGCGGGCGCGACGGCGTTCGTGTATCTCTACGCGCGATCTGAGCGTTTATTGGCGCAGCCTCTTGAAACGTAG
- a CDS encoding PEP-CTERM sorting domain-containing protein, whose translation MLAVIALLFVTSATNAALLTSPQWRSAIVPGTPAGYTVWDLYISFDEQLFGQQMVVELTSGSIYQNASFGTETAPTDALIPIFPEVASDSFVTMGGFTSGTSSSVLVVGGSTEIAGKNGPKKFDTQGVNIAWAPAPGVVINGGDDFPVARLTFSNDARGTIYFFSNAGGTGQIFEGQVPPLPEPTTAALVGLGLLAAATRRRA comes from the coding sequence ATGCTTGCGGTAATCGCTCTGCTGTTCGTAACCTCGGCGACAAACGCTGCGCTGCTCACTTCTCCACAATGGCGCAGCGCCATTGTGCCGGGAACACCTGCTGGCTACACGGTTTGGGACTTGTACATCAGCTTCGACGAACAGTTGTTCGGTCAGCAAATGGTGGTGGAGTTGACGTCGGGATCGATCTATCAGAACGCCTCATTTGGGACGGAAACTGCGCCCACCGACGCGCTGATCCCTATTTTCCCCGAGGTGGCGTCGGACAGCTTTGTCACCATGGGTGGTTTTACGTCGGGAACCTCTTCCAGCGTTCTCGTGGTGGGCGGGTCTACCGAAATCGCCGGCAAGAACGGGCCGAAAAAGTTCGACACCCAAGGAGTGAACATCGCCTGGGCGCCGGCGCCGGGGGTTGTGATCAATGGGGGGGACGATTTCCCCGTCGCTCGGCTGACGTTTTCGAACGACGCGAGGGGAACGATTTATTTTTTTAGCAACGCGGGAGGAACGGGACAAATTTTTGAGGGTCAGGTCCCTCCGCTTCCTGAGCCCACTACTGCTGCCCTCGTTGGCCTAGGTCTGCTCGCCGCAGCGACCCGTCGGCGCGCCTGA
- a CDS encoding PEP-CTERM sorting domain-containing protein, which translates to MARILVLLALCANGVADAALIGSPEFVHRSVPGAPAGHVVNGMSIDFDGQLFGQQLVVTLTQGTIYQDVFGTETPPSPALFPIFPSLAADTFVAIGGYDSVTSRPVIVIGGTTELGVNGPKKFDNVGINITWAPAPGVVVNGGRDFPIAQITLSNDARGSWHYFGNAGGTGVVTSGCISGGGFNLCPEPASLLLAGFGAIAAALRPTRRE; encoded by the coding sequence ATGGCTCGTATTCTCGTCTTGTTGGCGTTGTGTGCGAATGGTGTCGCTGACGCCGCTTTGATCGGCTCGCCCGAATTCGTCCATCGGTCTGTCCCGGGCGCGCCGGCGGGACATGTGGTTAACGGCATGTCAATCGATTTCGACGGGCAACTTTTCGGACAACAATTGGTAGTGACCCTCACGCAGGGGACGATCTACCAAGATGTATTCGGAACAGAGACGCCACCCAGTCCGGCGTTGTTCCCTATCTTCCCATCATTAGCAGCCGACACCTTCGTGGCGATCGGAGGATACGATTCAGTGACATCGCGGCCCGTCATCGTTATTGGCGGTACAACCGAACTGGGTGTTAACGGCCCGAAGAAGTTCGACAACGTGGGAATCAACATCACGTGGGCTCCAGCGCCCGGCGTGGTCGTCAACGGCGGTAGGGATTTTCCCATCGCGCAGATCACCCTCTCCAATGACGCCAGAGGTTCGTGGCACTACTTTGGCAACGCGGGCGGCACAGGCGTCGTCACGAGTGGCTGTATCTCCGGTGGCGGTTTCAACCTTTGCCCCGAGCCCGCTTCGCTGTTGCTCGCCGGCTTTGGAGCGATTGCCGCAGCCTTACGCCCAACGCGACGAGAGTAA
- a CDS encoding amidohydrolase family protein — protein MAAPPIEDAIVVIEGDRIQRIGRQAPPDVEVEDLGDVALMPGFVNAHCHLEFSGQKRPIGRTGITLPDWIRQVIEKRPNAKKIGKAISDGLEESIRYGVTTVAEICRTETEAYRTDGYSPRLVLLQESIGFSQARAQSALNAADARLEDLATLTRPSDVSGNGHAASVNGLNGSNGYANGHSNGHANGYNGMGLNGSAPKPSPRYRLGVSPHAPYTASPALIRELVSLAATRRMPVAMHLAESPEELRLLAEGRGPFQQILEERGMWDPWVIGRGSAPLDYLRMLTRAPKSLVVHGNYLDYSELAMMARQAGAMSLCYCPRTHAHFKHKPYPLTQALELGVPVCLGTDSRASSPDLSLLSEMREVAAQHPTVPAETVLRMGTLSGAEALGLEDVGAIRPGAMADLVSVPLPKNAKGRPDELLAAVLRSDEDVEYVWLGGEALEVVAV, from the coding sequence GTGGCGGCGCCTCCTATTGAGGACGCGATCGTCGTTATCGAGGGGGACCGCATCCAACGCATCGGCCGTCAGGCGCCGCCGGATGTCGAGGTCGAGGACCTCGGCGACGTAGCCCTCATGCCCGGCTTCGTCAACGCCCACTGCCACCTCGAGTTCAGCGGCCAGAAACGCCCCATCGGCCGCACCGGCATCACGCTGCCGGACTGGATCCGCCAAGTCATCGAGAAGCGGCCCAACGCCAAGAAGATCGGCAAGGCGATCTCGGACGGCCTCGAAGAGAGCATCCGCTACGGCGTCACCACCGTCGCCGAGATCTGCCGCACCGAGACCGAGGCCTACCGCACCGACGGCTACAGCCCGCGGCTAGTCCTGCTACAAGAGTCGATCGGCTTCTCACAGGCCCGCGCGCAGTCGGCGCTCAACGCCGCGGACGCCCGTTTGGAAGACCTCGCCACGCTGACGCGGCCGAGCGACGTCTCGGGCAACGGCCACGCGGCGTCCGTCAACGGGCTAAACGGCTCGAACGGCTACGCCAACGGCCACAGCAACGGCCATGCGAACGGTTACAACGGCATGGGCCTCAACGGCTCGGCGCCGAAGCCGAGCCCGCGCTACCGCCTCGGTGTCAGCCCGCACGCGCCGTACACCGCGTCGCCGGCGCTGATCCGCGAACTCGTCTCGCTCGCCGCAACGCGGCGGATGCCGGTGGCGATGCACCTAGCCGAGTCGCCCGAAGAGCTGCGCCTGCTCGCCGAAGGCCGCGGACCGTTCCAGCAGATCCTCGAAGAGCGTGGCATGTGGGACCCTTGGGTCATCGGCCGCGGCTCAGCGCCGCTCGACTACCTGCGGATGCTCACCCGGGCGCCGAAGTCGCTCGTGGTCCACGGCAACTACCTCGACTACAGCGAGCTGGCGATGATGGCCCGCCAGGCCGGCGCCATGTCGCTGTGCTACTGCCCGCGGACCCACGCCCACTTCAAGCACAAGCCGTACCCGCTGACACAGGCGCTCGAGCTTGGTGTGCCGGTCTGCCTCGGCACCGACAGCCGGGCGTCGAGCCCCGACCTCTCGCTGCTCAGCGAGATGCGCGAAGTCGCCGCACAGCACCCGACCGTCCCGGCCGAGACCGTCCTGCGGATGGGCACCCTCAGCGGCGCCGAAGCGCTGGGCCTCGAAGATGTCGGCGCGATCCGCCCCGGCGCGATGGCCGACCTCGTGAGCGTCCCGCTGCCGAAGAACGCCAAGGGCCGCCCCGACGAGTTGCTCGCCGCGGTGCTCCGTTCCGACGAGGACGTCGAGTACGTCTGGCTCGGCGGCGAAGCGCTTGAGGTCGTCGCGGTTTAG